Proteins from a single region of Oscillatoria sp. FACHB-1406:
- a CDS encoding Uma2 family endonuclease has translation MLKSEIQNLPSSAELPCSDDTPVDNEEQNFIPNFLLFLLEYIWGDRQDWFFGVDMAVYHTSGENPRIPIIPDGFLALNVERRKGGQSRSSYVMWEESNVVPILALEVVSQTPGGEYSSKEEIYAKLGVLYYIVYNPRQFGGGRHRGLEVYKLVKGKYSWQVQEPFWMPEIGLGIGRSIRNYRGVERELLYWFDEQGNRYAGTEEELDIARQRAERERERAERERERAERERERAERERERAETERQRAERERERAETEQQQREFAQQQAETERQQAEKERQLREQLQRELERYRQQLGDLSEPPN, from the coding sequence ATGCTAAAATCGGAAATTCAAAATCTCCCTAGCAGCGCCGAACTGCCCTGTTCGGACGACACCCCCGTGGATAACGAAGAACAAAACTTTATTCCCAACTTCCTCTTATTTTTACTCGAATATATTTGGGGCGATCGCCAAGATTGGTTTTTTGGAGTCGATATGGCGGTGTATCACACTAGCGGAGAAAACCCTCGCATTCCCATTATCCCCGACGGATTTTTAGCTCTCAACGTCGAACGGCGTAAAGGCGGACAATCGCGCAGCAGCTATGTGATGTGGGAAGAAAGCAACGTCGTACCTATCCTGGCGCTTGAAGTCGTCTCTCAAACCCCCGGAGGAGAATACAGCAGCAAAGAAGAAATCTATGCCAAGTTAGGCGTGTTGTATTACATCGTCTATAATCCCCGGCAATTTGGAGGCGGCCGCCACCGAGGATTAGAGGTGTATAAATTAGTTAAGGGAAAGTATAGCTGGCAGGTGCAAGAACCATTCTGGATGCCAGAAATTGGCTTAGGAATCGGTCGGAGTATCCGTAATTATCGGGGAGTAGAAAGAGAGCTTTTATACTGGTTTGACGAGCAAGGCAATCGCTATGCTGGTACGGAGGAGGAATTGGACATCGCCCGACAACGGGCAGAACGAGAACGGGAACGGGCAGAACGAGAACGGGAACGGGCAGAACGAGAACGGGAACGGGCAGAACGAGAACGGGAACGAGCCGAAACAGAGCGACAACGGGCAGAACGAGAACGGGAACGAGCCGAAACAGAGCAGCAGCAGCGAGAATTTGCCCAACAACAAGCCGAAACGGAACGACAACAGGCAGAAAAAGAACGACAACTGCGCGAACAACTGCAACGAGAACTCGAACGCTACCGCCAGCAACTAGGCGATCTATCCGAACCGCCGAATTAG
- the lpxD gene encoding UDP-3-O-(3-hydroxymyristoyl)glucosamine N-acyltransferase, with product MKFSEIVEQLGSSVRDSSLSASPEVNPEVSGVAAIEEATAELLAHIQGDKFASYLDTTAAKALILPIDAALQAKATERGIAWMATEEPRLLFARAIALFYQPDSPEAEIDSTAVIHPTAEIGKDVYIGPYVVVRAGTKIGDRVSIHAHTVLYPNVEIGDRTVLHANCTIHERTRIGADCVIHSGAIVGGEGFGFVPTATGWFKMPQSGYVVLEDSVEVGGNSTIDRPSVGETRIGRNTKIDNLVQIGHGCQIGQSCAIAGQVGLAGGVKVGNGVILAGQVGIVDHVEIGDRAIATAKAGVHSNVAAGAVVTGVPAIPHAVFVKAAAIYKRLPEMYKTLRQLQKLLH from the coding sequence ATGAAATTTAGCGAAATTGTCGAGCAATTGGGTTCTAGCGTCCGAGACAGTAGCTTAAGCGCCTCACCCGAAGTGAATCCGGAAGTTAGCGGCGTGGCGGCGATTGAAGAGGCAACGGCTGAATTGCTTGCCCATATTCAAGGCGATAAGTTTGCTTCGTACCTGGACACCACTGCGGCAAAAGCTCTCATTCTCCCCATCGATGCAGCGCTACAAGCCAAGGCAACAGAACGGGGGATTGCTTGGATGGCGACGGAGGAACCGCGCTTGCTGTTTGCCCGCGCGATCGCGCTTTTTTATCAACCCGACAGCCCCGAAGCTGAAATCGACTCTACCGCTGTTATTCATCCGACTGCTGAAATTGGCAAAGATGTTTACATTGGGCCTTATGTGGTGGTACGCGCGGGGACTAAAATCGGCGATCGCGTCAGCATTCACGCCCATACGGTACTATACCCCAACGTTGAAATCGGCGATCGCACGGTTCTCCATGCGAACTGCACCATCCACGAACGCACTCGCATTGGGGCAGATTGCGTTATCCATAGCGGTGCGATCGTCGGCGGTGAAGGCTTCGGCTTCGTTCCCACTGCGACGGGGTGGTTTAAAATGCCGCAATCGGGCTATGTAGTCCTCGAAGATAGCGTGGAAGTGGGGGGAAATAGTACGATCGATCGCCCCTCGGTGGGAGAAACGCGCATCGGGCGCAACACTAAGATCGATAATTTAGTGCAAATCGGTCATGGCTGCCAAATCGGACAAAGTTGCGCGATCGCGGGACAGGTTGGGCTTGCGGGGGGCGTGAAAGTGGGCAATGGCGTTATTCTGGCGGGGCAGGTGGGGATTGTGGATCATGTGGAAATTGGCGATCGCGCGATCGCAACAGCAAAAGCAGGCGTGCATAGCAACGTCGCCGCTGGAGCCGTCGTTACCGGCGTTCCTGCCATTCCTCACGCCGTTTTCGTTAAAGCGGCTGCCATTTACAAGCGTTTGCCGGAAATGTACAAAACTCTGCGGCAATTGCAGAAATTGTTGCATTGA
- a CDS encoding DUF2470 domain-containing protein: MSEPITPAVSDRICKHMNKDHADAVLFYAQQYGNCSQAESATMVAIDLQGMDLNAIANGETLPVRVNFDRELQDAKEAHHKLVEMLNN, from the coding sequence ATGTCCGAACCCATTACTCCCGCCGTTAGCGATCGCATCTGCAAGCACATGAATAAAGATCATGCCGATGCGGTTCTCTTTTACGCCCAGCAGTACGGCAATTGCAGCCAAGCCGAGAGCGCAACGATGGTTGCGATTGATTTGCAAGGAATGGATTTAAACGCGATCGCCAACGGCGAAACCTTACCCGTGCGCGTCAACTTCGATCGCGAACTGCAAGATGCGAAAGAAGCCCATCATAAACTGGTAGAAATGCTGAATAATTGA
- a CDS encoding cobalt-precorrin-6A reductase yields the protein MLLVIGGTQESKEIATAIASLRISCTISVATDAARSLYPASPYLQVRVGRMDKSGFAAFLQGEKVIAIIDASHPFAVEVSRNAIAAAAAVGISYLRYERDEERPITNYELRITNYSELLEGNYLAGERVLLAVGCKALPLFQAWQTRSTLFARVLPAVNSLEVALKAGFSSDRIIALRPPVSAELEAALWQQWQISLVVAKASGKAGGEDVKRSVAERLGIPLIIIARPKVAYTQQTSHLEDVIAFCRQFVNP from the coding sequence ATGCTTTTGGTGATTGGAGGGACGCAGGAAAGCAAGGAGATTGCAACGGCGATCGCGTCCCTTCGGATTTCTTGTACGATTTCGGTAGCCACGGATGCGGCTCGGAGTTTATACCCCGCTTCTCCTTATCTACAAGTACGGGTGGGGCGGATGGATAAGAGCGGGTTTGCAGCTTTTTTGCAGGGGGAGAAGGTTATTGCAATTATTGATGCGTCTCATCCATTTGCGGTAGAGGTTTCCCGAAATGCGATCGCGGCGGCGGCGGCAGTAGGGATTTCTTATTTGCGTTACGAGCGGGATGAGGAACGACCAATTACGAATTACGAATTACGAATTACGAATTACTCGGAGTTGCTGGAGGGGAATTATTTGGCGGGAGAACGGGTGTTGCTAGCGGTGGGATGCAAGGCGTTGCCGTTGTTTCAGGCTTGGCAAACGCGATCGACGCTGTTTGCGCGGGTTCTTCCTGCGGTAAACTCTTTAGAGGTGGCGTTGAAGGCTGGGTTTAGCAGCGATCGCATCATTGCTCTGCGTCCTCCGGTTAGTGCGGAACTGGAAGCAGCACTCTGGCAGCAATGGCAAATTTCCCTCGTTGTTGCGAAAGCTTCGGGCAAGGCGGGCGGAGAAGACGTAAAACGGTCGGTGGCAGAACGATTGGGGATTCCCTTAATTATTATTGCTCGTCCCAAGGTGGCCTATACTCAGCAAACATCCCATTTAGAAGATGTAATAGCATTTTGTCGTCAATTTGTCAACCCATAG
- a CDS encoding mannose-1-phosphate guanyltransferase, translated as MRAVLMAGGSGTRLRPLTCDLPKPMVPILNRPIAEHIINLLKRHHITEVIATLHYLPDVMRDYFQDGSDFGVQMTYAVEEDQPLGTAGCVKNIADLLDDTFIVISGDSITDFDLSAAIEFHRQKKSKATLILTRVPNPVEFGVVITDKEQRISRFLEKPSTSEIFSDTVNTGTYILEPEILQYLPEAEESDFSKDLFPLMLERGEPMYGYIAEGYWCDVGHLDAYREAQYDGLHGKVKLDFAYPEQSPGIWVGQNTYIDPAAKIETPILIGSNCRIGPRARIEAGTVIGDNVTIGADADLKRPIVMNGVIVGDEVQLRACAISRGARVDRRANILEGAVVGPLCSVGEEAQISPNVRVWPSKRIESGAILNINLIWGEQAKRNLFGQQGVSGLANIDITPEFAVKLGASYGSTLKLGSAVTVSRDQRAISRMVSRSLIAGLMSSGINIQNLEATAIPLARTTVPTLQVSGGIHVRLHPDRPDFILIEFFDEQGINISKSKEKKIEGAYFKEDLRRVPIAEIGNMAYPSQVLEIYSTCFEKHLNSESIRNSRSKVVIDYGYAVSGAILPILLTKFGCDAVVLNASLSERALSNEEREGLLKQLGQVVEALRANFGVQVSGNGEQLILVDESGQPVRGELLTAMMVHMMLTAQPRGTVVVPVHASSAVEQIARRHDAKVIRTKANPTALMEASQDNPNVVLGGSGDMGFIFPQLHPGFDAMFCIAKLIEMLTVQEQSLAQVRSELPRVCHRMYTMRCPWTVKGSLMRHMVEIHPAEQLELIDGVKIVSSQDDNWVLILPDAGEPLVHIYANSEDRDWVDDAIKDYRQRVQNFIDGEQGSES; from the coding sequence ATGCGGGCAGTGTTAATGGCTGGTGGTTCCGGAACCCGGCTGCGCCCCCTCACTTGCGATCTACCCAAGCCGATGGTGCCAATTCTCAATCGACCCATCGCCGAACATATTATCAACCTTTTAAAACGCCATCACATTACCGAAGTCATAGCGACTTTACATTATCTGCCCGATGTGATGCGAGACTACTTCCAAGATGGTAGCGACTTTGGCGTACAAATGACCTATGCCGTCGAAGAAGATCAACCACTCGGCACAGCAGGCTGCGTCAAAAACATTGCCGACTTGCTCGACGATACCTTCATCGTCATCAGCGGCGATAGCATCACTGACTTCGACCTCAGTGCTGCCATTGAGTTTCACCGTCAGAAAAAATCCAAAGCCACCCTCATTCTCACCCGCGTTCCCAATCCCGTGGAATTTGGTGTCGTCATTACCGATAAAGAACAGCGCATCTCTCGCTTCCTCGAGAAGCCATCGACCAGCGAAATCTTTTCCGATACGGTCAATACCGGCACTTACATCCTCGAACCCGAAATCCTCCAGTATCTCCCCGAAGCCGAAGAATCGGACTTTTCCAAAGACTTATTCCCGCTCATGCTCGAGCGAGGCGAACCCATGTACGGGTACATTGCCGAAGGATACTGGTGTGATGTCGGCCACCTCGATGCTTATCGAGAAGCACAATACGACGGCTTGCACGGCAAAGTAAAACTCGACTTCGCCTACCCCGAACAATCGCCCGGAATTTGGGTCGGTCAAAACACCTATATCGACCCTGCCGCCAAAATCGAAACCCCTATCCTCATCGGTAGTAACTGTCGTATCGGACCGCGCGCCCGCATTGAAGCAGGAACCGTCATTGGCGATAACGTTACGATTGGAGCCGATGCCGACCTCAAACGTCCCATTGTCATGAACGGCGTTATCGTCGGGGATGAAGTTCAACTGCGCGCCTGTGCCATTTCCCGAGGCGCTCGCGTAGACCGCCGCGCTAATATCCTCGAAGGAGCCGTCGTCGGTCCGCTGTGCAGCGTCGGCGAAGAAGCCCAGATTAGTCCCAATGTTCGCGTCTGGCCGAGCAAGCGTATCGAATCCGGCGCAATCCTGAACATTAACCTGATTTGGGGCGAACAGGCCAAACGTAACCTGTTCGGACAGCAAGGCGTTTCCGGTTTGGCAAATATCGACATTACCCCTGAATTTGCCGTCAAATTAGGCGCGTCCTACGGTTCGACGCTAAAACTCGGGTCGGCAGTAACCGTTTCTCGAGACCAACGTGCCATCTCGCGCATGGTCAGCCGTTCCTTAATTGCAGGGCTGATGTCGTCGGGAATTAACATTCAAAATTTAGAAGCGACGGCGATTCCGCTGGCTCGGACGACAGTGCCGACGCTGCAAGTGTCAGGCGGCATTCACGTCCGCTTGCATCCCGACCGTCCCGACTTTATTTTGATCGAATTTTTTGACGAACAAGGGATTAATATTTCCAAATCCAAGGAAAAGAAAATCGAGGGGGCTTATTTTAAAGAAGATTTGCGGCGCGTTCCCATCGCTGAAATTGGGAATATGGCTTACCCTTCGCAAGTTTTGGAAATCTATAGCACCTGTTTTGAAAAGCACCTCAATAGCGAAAGCATTCGTAACAGTCGCTCTAAGGTTGTTATTGACTATGGCTATGCAGTATCCGGGGCAATTTTACCGATTCTGCTGACAAAGTTTGGTTGCGATGCCGTTGTACTCAACGCCAGTTTGAGCGAACGCGCGCTGTCGAACGAAGAACGGGAAGGATTGCTCAAACAGTTAGGCCAAGTGGTTGAAGCATTGAGGGCGAACTTCGGCGTGCAGGTTTCGGGGAATGGGGAACAGTTAATTTTAGTGGATGAGTCGGGACAGCCGGTTCGCGGCGAACTACTGACGGCGATGATGGTTCATATGATGCTGACTGCTCAGCCCAGAGGAACCGTCGTCGTGCCGGTTCATGCTTCGAGTGCGGTAGAACAAATCGCTCGCCGCCACGATGCTAAGGTGATTCGCACTAAAGCGAATCCGACGGCGCTGATGGAAGCTTCCCAGGATAATCCTAACGTGGTGTTAGGCGGTAGCGGCGATATGGGCTTTATTTTCCCGCAGTTGCACCCCGGTTTCGATGCGATGTTCTGTATCGCGAAGCTGATTGAAATGCTGACGGTGCAGGAGCAATCTTTAGCCCAAGTTCGCAGCGAATTGCCGCGCGTTTGTCACCGAATGTATACCATGCGCTGCCCGTGGACGGTGAAAGGATCGCTGATGCGGCATATGGTGGAAATCCATCCAGCCGAACAGTTGGAACTCATCGATGGGGTAAAGATTGTCAGTTCGCAGGATGATAATTGGGTACTGATTTTACCGGATGCGGGAGAACCGTTAGTTCATATTTACGCCAATAGCGAGGATCGCGATTGGGTCGATGATGCAATTAAGGATTATCGCCAGCGCGTTCAAAACTTCATTGATGGCGAGCAAGGGAGCGAAAGCTGA
- a CDS encoding phospholipid carrier-dependent glycosyltransferase: protein MNKSGYKLALLVIFFLSLFFRFWRVDFFNTLVFDEVYYPVFANRYLLGEPVYNAHPPLSQYLIAVGIWLGEKMPFPHEITNGFLGSVRSTFSYRWLNALTGAFIPLVIGEIAYRLTRRRSYGAIAALLAALDGLFLVESRFALNNIYLVLFGLLGQLLLFLALDTPPNRRWSKLLLSGLFFGLSAAIKWNGLGFLLGIYLVAFLHLILVFIRQPRDRPADSPPVSRPLPLQNLQQLTPLAFILYLGVIPVATYCLSWIPHLLMNPKPSFWEMQQRILSFHQSVGNGPKVHPYCSPWYSWFIMERPVAYLYQTARDTREAIPSLPPLPPASAKVIYDVHAMGNPPLWWLSSAAILGLLFLILKRLWQRQLWQESNAASSWLGVYLLCNFGANLLPWLKVTRCTFIYHYMAASVFCTLALAWFIELLLHSRRYIFRQIALASLAIAILGFIYWLPIFIGLPLSPTGYKIRMFFRNWI from the coding sequence ATGAACAAATCTGGCTATAAACTCGCTTTGCTTGTCATATTTTTTCTTTCCTTATTTTTTCGCTTTTGGCGCGTCGATTTCTTTAATACCTTAGTTTTTGACGAAGTTTATTACCCCGTGTTCGCCAACCGCTACTTATTAGGCGAACCTGTCTATAATGCCCATCCTCCCCTCAGTCAATATCTGATTGCCGTGGGAATTTGGCTGGGAGAAAAAATGCCATTTCCGCACGAGATAACTAACGGATTTCTCGGTTCGGTTCGTTCCACCTTTAGCTATCGCTGGCTCAATGCCCTCACCGGTGCGTTTATTCCTTTGGTTATTGGGGAAATTGCTTATCGTCTAACTCGTCGTCGCAGTTACGGCGCGATCGCAGCCCTCCTAGCCGCTCTCGATGGCCTCTTCCTCGTGGAGTCTAGATTTGCCCTTAATAATATCTACCTCGTGCTTTTTGGGCTGCTCGGTCAATTATTGCTCTTTCTCGCCCTCGACACACCGCCAAACCGTCGCTGGTCGAAACTCCTGCTTTCGGGTCTATTTTTCGGTCTCTCTGCCGCGATTAAATGGAATGGGTTGGGTTTTTTGCTCGGTATTTATCTAGTGGCCTTCTTACACCTCATTCTCGTATTTATCCGACAACCGCGCGATCGCCCCGCCGATTCCCCCCCCGTTTCCCGTCCCCTACCCCTACAAAATCTCCAGCAGCTTACCCCTCTGGCTTTTATCCTCTATTTGGGAGTGATTCCCGTTGCCACCTACTGCCTCAGTTGGATTCCTCACTTGCTGATGAACCCCAAACCTTCCTTCTGGGAAATGCAGCAGCGCATCTTATCCTTTCACCAATCCGTCGGCAATGGTCCCAAGGTTCACCCCTACTGTTCGCCTTGGTATAGCTGGTTTATCATGGAGCGACCCGTTGCCTACCTCTACCAAACCGCGCGCGATACCCGCGAAGCCATTCCTTCACTTCCCCCGTTACCGCCCGCTTCTGCAAAAGTCATCTACGACGTTCACGCGATGGGAAACCCACCGCTTTGGTGGCTCTCTTCTGCTGCGATCTTAGGGTTATTGTTTTTAATACTGAAACGCCTCTGGCAGCGTCAATTATGGCAAGAATCCAACGCGGCTTCGAGTTGGCTGGGAGTTTATTTACTGTGCAATTTCGGTGCGAACTTGTTGCCTTGGTTGAAGGTGACGCGCTGTACTTTTATTTATCACTACATGGCGGCTTCAGTGTTTTGTACTTTAGCCCTGGCTTGGTTTATCGAGCTTTTATTACACAGTCGGCGCTATATTTTCCGTCAAATTGCTTTAGCTAGTCTCGCGATCGCGATTCTGGGCTTTATCTATTGGCTGCCTATTTTTATCGGTCTTCCTCTATCCCCAACAGGCTATAAAATCCGAATGTTTTTTCGGAATTGGATTTAA